A genomic stretch from Aedes albopictus strain Foshan chromosome 2, AalbF5, whole genome shotgun sequence includes:
- the LOC109398277 gene encoding uncharacterized protein LOC109398277 has protein sequence MASVTPMIPTTVNGRQTPLGKLSSPYRPAPVKSRYTKSPNKVSRNNTFIATSRRTAENGGDGLRSNNVDDDHQGKVKCVSAGAVEGLKQEPVYEGSNLVDIFNGDAVKLSGSEEDQHLEEKEVDSPVVVQPTVSEDIPKKPSAIPVKTKSSVVRPIRSQRSIFSGNDSKTIKFLLKLTTKSYFETLKYEIDRIKENDRKIQDQASSHAQSIMALISKGVDFDRKMEELRAQNVKLLLETREKDRIQLDTVNAITSELNELKSVCNLLLKNIEKDHELELLAKKLRKSKRFDSNTYKMLRSQLRKPLERNVSKKVSPKLIPKQSITSLPSRARSETVVRRQKSKASRWSSAKQKSDWSSLSSMSSVETGSDMLTDIEITSDKKSRSTRTSRKSLNLPAIETYCSSAQDLSTKGQEKAKKRTGFLKIFCCGSGPRISKHVVDLKDS, from the exons ATGGCTTCCGTTACTCCCATGATTCCTACCACGGTCAACGGACGGCAAACTCCCTTGGGAAAACTTTCGTCTCCCTATCGGCCGGCTCCGGTCAAGAGCCGATACACCAAATCGCCGAACAAAGTGTCCCGCAACAATACGTTCATCGCGACGAGCCGCCGAACGGCCGAAAACGGAGGGGATGGGCTGCGCTCCAACAACGTTGATGACGATCACCAGGGAAAGGTGAAATGTGTTAGCGCCGGTGCCGTTGAAGGGTTAAAGCAGGAACCGGTGTACGAAGGTTCCAATTTGGTAGATATCTTCAACGGGGATGCTGTCAAGCTTTCAG GCTCGGAAGAAGATCAGCACCTGGAAGAAAAGGAGGTCGATTCGCCTGTTGTCGTTCAGCCTACTGTTTCCGAAGATATCCCCAAAAAGCCCAGCGCGATCCCCGTGAAAACAAAATCCTCCGTAGTGCGTCCGATTCGATCCCAGCGTAGCATTTTCAGCGGGAATGACTCGAAAACCATCAAGTTTCTACTCAAGTTGACCACCAAGAGCTACTTCGAGACGCTCAAGTACGAAATCGATCGCATCAAGGAAAACGATCGGAAGATTCAAGATCAGGCCAGTTCACATGCGCAATCGATCATGGCATTGATCAGCAAGGGCGTTGACTTCGATCGCAAGATGGAGGAACTGCGCGCGCAAAATGTCAAATTGTTGCTGGAAACTAGGGAAAAGGATCGCATTCAGCTGGATACGGTTAACGCGATCACCAGCGAGTTGAACGAGCTCAA ATCAGTTTGTAACCTTCTCTTGAAAAACATCGAAAAGGATCATGAATTGGAACTTCTGGCCAAAAAGCTTCGCAAATCCAAGCGTTTCGATTCTAACACATACAAAATGCTCAGATCCCAACTGAGAAAACCTCTAGAACGAAACGTATCGAAAAAAGTTTCCCCGAAGCTTATACCTAAACAATCGATCACTTCCCTGCCTTCACGAGCACGTAGTGAAACGGTTGTAAGACGACAAAAATCCAAGGCCTCTCGATGGTCGTCGGCCAAACAGAAGAGCGATTGGTCATCACTTTCCAGTATGTCTTCGGTGGAGACCGGTTCGGATATGCTGACGGACATTGAGATAACCTCGGACAAGAAAAGTCGAAGCACCCGGACTTCGCGGAAAAGTTTGAACCTTCCGGCGATTGAAACCTATTGTAGTTCCG CTCAAGATTTGTCTACCAAAGGACAAGAGAAAGCCAAGAAGCGAACGGGATTTTTGAAGATCTTCTGTTGTGGAAGTGGGCCAAGGATATCGAAGCATGTTGTCGACTTGAAAGATTCATGA
- the LOC109398275 gene encoding xanthine dehydrogenase yields MAPTATSSDWLGLFDDKQPLVFFVNGKKVVEPNPDPVCTLLVYLRDKLRLCGTKLGCAEGGCGACTVMVSRIDRTTNRIHNLAANACLTPVCAVHGMAVTTVEGIGSTRTRLHPVQERLAKAHGSQCGFCTPGIVMSMYALLRSSPVPSMKELEVAFQGNLCRCTGYRPIIEGYKTFTQEFGSTQNGVCALGDKCCKNNSNGGCGVEVDDKLFDASEFAPFDPSQEPIFPPELKLSNSLDANSLVFQSGTTSWYRPSKLEHLLLIKKRYPTAKIIVGNTEVGVEMKFKNMEYPVLAYPTQIKELSGVEKLERGLKVGSSVTLVEMERVLREEIDSLPECETRLYRAIVDMLHWFAGKQIRNMASVGGNIMTGSPISDLNPIFTAAGIQLEVASIDGGVRKVNMGDGFFTGYRRNIIRPEEILVSIFIPKTNLDQHFVAYKQAKRRDDDIAIVNGAFNVTFKPGTDIVEQAHLSFGGMAPTTVLAKKTGEALVGKKWNHKLVELANDMMVEELPLSPSAPGGMILYRRSLTLSLFFKAYLSISDVLSRTVANHEPVEDRERSGAETFHTLIPKSAQLFEKVSTDQPTTDPIRRPKVHASAFKQVTGEAIYCDDIPKFSNELYLTLVTSTKAHAKILSIDPAEALAMEGVHRFFTAADLTDEQNACGPVFHDEFVFWKDLVTSQGQIIGAIVADNQTISQKAARKVKITYEELSPIIVTLEDAIKKESFYPGYPKSIVQGDIEIGFQQAKYIVEGDCRMGGQEHFYLETQACLVVPKDSDEIEVFTSSQHPSEIQLHVAHALGIPSCKVVSRVKRLGGGFGGKESRAALVAIPVALAAYKLRRPVRCMLDRDEDMQITGTRHPFHFTYKAGVDENGKVVAADFKAYNNAGYSMDLSFSILERAMFHIQNAYKIPNLRVQGWVCKTNLPSNTAFRGFGGPQGMLAGETMMRHVARVLKRDYVELAELNMYQEGDKTHYNELIENCNVRRCWQEMIASSDFKDRRSKVEEFNAQHRWRKRGISVVPTMFGIAFTAVHLNQSGALIHIYQDGAILLSHGGTEMGQGLHTKMIQVAATTLKVPFETIHISETSTDKVPNTPATAASAGSDLNGMAVMNACKIINERLEPYKKQYPDKDWKFWVSKAYFDRVSLSATGFYATPNIGYDFATNSGNPFNYFTFGAACSEVEIDCLTGDHQVIRTDIAMDLGSSINPAIDIGQIEGGFMQGYGLFTLEEMVYSPTGTTYSRGPGVYKIPGFADIPGEFNVSLLTGAPNPRAVYSSKAVGEPPLFLASSTFFAIRNAISAARAEENLNDEFNLVSPATSSRIRMACQDKFTKKFVEATTGSFVPWNIMP; encoded by the exons ATGGCCCCAACGGCTACCAGTAGTGACTGGCTGGGACTGTTCGACGATAAACAACCCTTGGTCTTCTTCGTCAACGGAAAGAAG GTTGTCGAACCTAATCCGGACCCGGTATGTACCCTGTTGGTATATCTACGCGATAAACTCCGGCTGTGTGGAACCAAGCTGGGCTGTGCCGAGGGAGGATGCGGTGCCTGTACGGTAATGGTGTCCCGAATCGATCGCACCACCAATCGGATTCACAATCTGGCTGCCAACGCGTGCCTTACCCCGGTGTGCGCCGTCCATGGAATGGCTGTAACCACCGTCGAAGGAATTGGAAGCACCCGCACTCGGCTCCATCCGGTACAGGAACGCCTAGCAAAAGCGCACGGATCGCAGTGTGGATTCTGTACTCCGGGAATCGTCATGTCCATGTACGCTTTGCTGAGGAGTTCGCCCGTACCGTCGATGAAGGAACTGGAAGTGGCCTTCCAGGGAAACCTCTGCCGATGCACCGGGTACAGGCCGATCATCGAAGGTTACAAGACTTTTACACAGGAGTTCGGATCTACCCAGAATGGGGTCTGTGCCTTGGGTGACAAGTGTTGCAAGAATAATTCCAACGGAGGCTGCGGTGTAGAAGTCGATGACAAGCTGTTCGATGCCAGTGAATTTGCGCCTTTTGATCCATCCCAAGAACCAATTTTCCCTCCTGAACTAAAACTGTCCAATTCGTTGGATGCCAATTCACTGGTTTTTCAATCAGGCACCACCAGTTGGTACCGACCTTCCAAGCTGGAACATTTGCTGCTCATCAAGAAGCGTTATCCCACAGCGAAGATCATAGTCGGAAACACAGAAGTGGGCGTTGAAATGAAGTTCAAGAACATGGAATATCCGGTACTGGCTTATCCGACCCAGATCAAAGAGCTTAGTGGAGTGGAGAAGCTGGAGCGAGGATTGAAGGTCGGCTCGTCGGTAACTTTGGTGGAGATGGAACGGGTGTTGAGGGAAGAAATTGATTCCCTGCCGGAATGTGAAACCAGACTGTACAGAGCAATCGTAGATATGCTACATTGGTTTGCTGGAAAGCAAATCCGAAACATGGCTTCCGTGGGGGGAAATATCATGACCGGTAGCCCTATTTCGGATTTGAATCCAATTTTTACAGCAGCTGGCATTCA ATTGGAAGTGGCCAGCATCGATGGAGGAGTTCGGAAGGTCAACATGGGGGATGGGTTCTTCACTGGATATCGCAGAAACATCATTCGTCCTGAGGAGATACTTGTTTCGATTTTCATTCCAAAAACGAATTTGGATCAGCATTTTGTAGCCTACAAACAAGCTAAACGTCGTGATGACGATATAGCTATCGTGAATGGTGCGTTCAATGTAACCTTCAAACCGGGAACTGACATCGTAGAACAGGCCCATCTATCATTTGGTGGAATGGCTCCTACTACCGTACTGGCCAAGAAAACAGGAGAAGCGCTGGTTGGCAAGAAATGGAACCATAAGCTGGTCGAATTGGCAAATGACATGATGGTTGAGGAACTTCCTCTGAGTCCCAGTGCTCCAGGAGGAATGATCCTCTACCGAAGATCCCTAACACTAAGTTTGTTCTTTAAGGCATACTTGTCTATCAGCGATGTGCTCTCACGAACGGTTGCCAACCATGAACCCGTGGAAGATCGAGAACGAAGTGGTGCCGAAACATTCCACACTTTGATTCCCAAAAGTGCCCAGCTTTTCGAAAAGGTCTCCACTGATCAACCCACTACAGATCCGATCCGTAGACCAAAGGTTCACGCTTCTGCATTCAAGCAAGTTACCGGTGAAGCAATTTACTGCGACGATATACCCAAGTTCAGTAATGAGCTCTACCTCACTCTGGTGACCAGCACTAAAGCACACGCGAAGATCCTTTCGATTGATCCTGCAGAGGCTTTGGCGATGGAAGGAGTTCATCGATTCTTTACTGCAGCGGATCTTACCGATGAGCAAAATGCCTGTGGACCTGTGTTCCATGACGAGTTTGTATTCTGGAAAGATCTTGTTACCAGTCAGGGTCAGATCATCGGAGCTATCGTAGCAGATAATCAGACCATTTCTCAGAAGGCAGCTCGCAAGGTAAAGATAACCTATGAGGAGCTCAGTCCGATTATTGTGACGCTGGAAGACGCTATCAAAAAGGAGTCATTCTATCCGGGTTATCCGAAGAGTATCGTTCAAGGAGATATCGAGATTGGCTTCCAACAAGCCAAGTATATCGTCGAAGGAGATTGCAGGATGGGCGGACAAGAGCATTTCTACTTGGAGACGCAGGCATGTCTTGTTGTTCCGAAGGATTCGGATGAGATTGAGGTGTTCACCTCTTCGCAGCATCCGAGCGAGATTCAGTTGCATGTAGCTCATGCTTTGGGAATCCCTTCGTGCAAGGTGGTATCCCGTGTTAAGAGATTGGGTGGCGGTTTTGGAGGAAAGGAATCCCGTGCAGCTTTGGTAGCCATTCCGGTGGCTCTGGCAGCTTACAAACTTCGACGTCCGGTGCGATGTATGTTGGATCGCGATGAGGATATGCAGATCACGGGAACTCGGCATCCGTTTCACTTCACCTACAAGGCGGGCGTCGATGAAAATGGAAAGGTCGTGGCAGCTGACTTCAAGGCATATAATAACGCCGGTTATTCAATGGATTTATCGTTCTCG ATTCTCGAAAGAGCAATGTTCCACATCCAGAATGCCTATAAGATCCCGAATTTGCGAGTTCAAGGATGGGTTTGTAAGACCAATCTTCCATCAAACACAGCATTCCGAGGTTTTGGAGGACCTCAAGGAATGCTGGCTGGGGAAACGATGATGAGACATGTTGCACGGGTACTCAAGCGAGACTACGTTGAGTTGGCCGAACTGAACATGTATCAGGAAGGCGATAAGACACACTACAATGAACTGATTGAAAACTGCAATGTTCGAAG ATGCTGGCAAGAGATGATCGCGTCATCCGATTTCAAGGATCGACGATCAAAGGTTGAAGAGTTTAATGCACAGCATCGTTGGCGTAAGCGCGGTATCAGTGTAGTGCCTACGATGTTTGGAATCGCCTTTACGGCAGTACACCTGAATCAATCGGGAGCATTGATCCATATCTATCAAGATGGTGCTATTTTGTTGTCTCATGGCGGAACTGAGATGGGTCAAGGATTGCACACCAAAATGATTCAAGTGGCGGCTACTACGTTGAAGGTACCATTTGAGACTATTCATATTTCTGAGACATCTACAGATAAGGTGCCCAATACTCCTGCTACGGCCGCTAGTGCTGGATCCGATCTGAACGGAATGGCTGTCATGAACGCCTGTAAGATCATCAACGAGCGACTAGAACCATACAAGAAGCAATACCCAGACAAAGACTGGAAATTCTGGGTTAGCAAGGCTTATTTTGATCGAGTATCCCTGTCGGCTACCGGATTCTATGCGACTCCGAATATTGGCTATGACTTCGCCACCAATTCCGGTAACCCTTTCAACTACTTCACATTTGGTGCCGCGTGTTCTGAAGTGGAAATTGACTGCCTCACTGGTGATCATCAAGTGATTCGAACGGATATTGCAATGGATCTTGGATCCAGCATCAACCCAGCGATCGATATTGGACAAATCGAGGGAGGTTTCATGCAGGGATATGGACTATTTACACTAGAAGAGATGGTGTATTCGCCAACCGGAACGACCTATTCCCGAGGCCCTGGAGTGTATAAAATTCCTGGATTTGCTGATATTCCTGGAGAGTTTAACGTTTCGCTACTAACGGGGGCTCCCAACCCAAGAGCTGTATATTCATCGAAGGCCGTAGGAGAACCTCCGCTATTCCTGGCTTCATCGACGTTCTTTGCCATCCGAAACGCCATCAGCGCAGCCCGTGCAGAGGAGAACTTGAATGATGAGTTCAATCTGGTTTCACCCGCAACCTCGTCCCGAATCCGAATGGCGTGTCAGGATAAGTTTACAAAAAAG TTTGTTGAAGCAACGACTGGCTCCTTTGTACCATGGAACATTATGCCCTGA
- the LOC134288829 gene encoding xanthine dehydrogenase-like, with translation MSETVKCDILSHFDDGQPLVFFVNGKKVIECQPDPQCTLSTYLRERLRLCGTKVGCAEGGCGACTVMISRIERSGGRVHNLAINACLMPVCALHGMAITTVEGIGSTRTRLHPVQERIAKAHGSQCGFCTPGMVMTMYALLRNSPVPSMKQLDVALQGNLCRCTGYRPIIEGYKTFTKEFGTVQNGTCAMGDKCCKNKLTNGEACKQEFVNELFESSEFKPYDPSQEPIFPPELKLFSSLDEKSLVFRSSNVTWYRPVKLDHLLALKKLYPEAKIVVGNTEIGIETKFKYMEYPVLISPTHIEELNSIEKTDRGLRVGASVSLTELERVLSEEIASNAEHETRLYRAIVDMLQWFAGAQIRNVASVGGNIMTGSPISDLNPIFNAAGIE, from the exons ATGTCGGAGACGGTGAAATGTGATATCCTATCTCACTTTGACGATGGTCAACCGTTGGTATTCTTCGTCAATGGAAAAAAG GTCATCGAATGTCAGCCCGATCCACAATGTACTCTTTCGACATACCTACGCGAAAGGCTTCGTCTCTGCGGTACCAAGGTGGGCTGTGCCGAGGGTGGATGTGGAGCGTGCACGGTTATGATCTCCAGAATTGAACGTTCCGGTGGTCGAGTACACAATTTAGCTATAAATGCCTGTCTCATGCCGGTATGTGCCTTGCATGGGATGGCGATTACGACTGTTGAAGGTATAGGGAGTACACGCACGCGATTGCATCCCGTTCAGGAGCGTATTGCGAAGGCGCATGGTTCGCAGTGCGGTTTCTGTACGCCTGGAATGGTCATGACCATGTACGCACTGCTGCGGAATTCTCCGGTGCCATCGATGAAGCAGCTGGACGTGGCTTTGCAAGGGAACCTGTGCCGATGTACCGGCTACAGGCCTATCATCGAAGGGTACAAGACCTTTACTAAAGAATTTGGTACAGTTCAGAATGGAACATGCGCCATGGGTGACAAGTGCTGCAAGAACAAATTGACGAACGGCGAAGCATGTAAGCAGGAATTTGTAAATGAACTCTTTGAATCCAGCGAGTTTAAGCCATATGATCCGTCCCAAGAGCCGATATTTCCTCCTGAATTGAAGTTGTTCTCGTCATTGGACGAAAAATCACTGGTTTTTCGATCCTCGAATGTAACTTGGTATCGACCGGTTAAACTGGACCACTTGCTAGCGCTTAAAAAGCTTTACCCTGAAGCTAAAATAGTGGTCGGTAACACGGAGATTGGCATTGAAACCAAGTTCAAATACATGGAGTATCCAGTATTGATTTCTCCGACTCATATCGAAGAACTAAACTCTATCGAGAAGACCGACCGAGGACTGAGAGTGGGAGCATCCGTATCGCTCACAGAGTTGGAGCGTGTTTTGAGCGAAGAGATCGCATCGAATGCCGAGCATGAAACTCGACTGTACCGAGCGATAGTGGACATGCTGCAATGGTTCGCCGGGGCACAGATCAGGAACGTGGCATCCGTGGGAGGAAACATCATGACCGGTAGTCCGATTTCGGACTTGAATCCTATTTTCAACGCAGCTGGAATTGAGTGA